aaaagacccagagacttctctggtggcacagtggttaagaatctgcctgccaatgcaggagacacgggtttgagccctggtccgggaagatcccacatgccgcagagcaactaagcccgtgcgccacaactattgaagcccgcgtgccgcaactactgaagcccgcgctcctagagcccgtgctccacaaccagagaagccactgcaatgagaagcccgctcaccgcaacgaagagtagcccctgctcgccacaactagcgaaagcccacgcacagcaatgaagagaaaaaaaagaacagggccTAGAGTCTCCTGGACATGGTGGAGCTGTCCTTGGAGGTAGGGCCTGAAGGACAAGAACGAGCAGCGGGTGAGGCCTTGGGCCAGAGATCAGAGCTGCAGTCAAGCCGTCAGGGAGACGGGCAGGCCCCGGGCAGTTCCCTGGACAGGGCAAGACCTAAGGGTCATGTCCAGTGTGAGAGCTGGATCTGGGAACCGGGGCTGGGGCCCATGGGGtgggcttctctgagcctcggtttacACATCCGTCAAATGGGGGTATTCGGGTAAGTttaagctgctgtaacaaagagacTCATAATAAGCCAGTGGCTTAAGGAAGATAATGTATCTAACAGTCCACGGTGAGCATCCCACGCTCCATGCAGACATCCAGGGACCTGGTTCCTTTTGCTCCCTTTCTCCCCATCCCTTAGGACAACGCCCTCCTCTCCAGAGCCAGTGGCCTGTCCATGACTGATttgtgagaaaaggaaagggatggACAAGGAGCCCCACAGTCTCTGGGTCCCCGAGGGACTCACATCATTTCTGCTCAATTCCATTGGTGAGAAATGGCCACGTGGCCATTCCTAAATCCAGGGGAGTCTGGGAATAAAACTCCAGTCATGTGCCTGCCCAAAGGGGTGTGATTTAAAAGACAGCTCACAGCCTCGTGCTGGGTGGGTGTAGTAATACCTCCTTGCAGGGTGCTGTGAGTACAGGTAAAGAACCCGGCACTTAGGAAGAGTTCAATAAAAGTGCACGATATCCCTGAAGTCAGGGCTCCCAGGGGCCTTGGAAACTCTCTGGTCTTATGTCCTCATTTCTCTGCAGTTAacgaaacaggcacagagaggagagGCCTCTGCCCGGGTTGCCCAGTGTGTAAGGGGCAAGGTGGCTCCAGAATCCTGGGTCCTCAACCCCATCCTCTCACCTCTTGTTTCAAATTAGCTGGTCCAGCTCCACTGGGAACTAGGCAGAGTATGGGGACCCAGATGACCTCTGCACCCAGAGGCAGGGTTGGGGGACAGGATTCCGAGAGGCTGCACGGCTTTGTGACTCCATAGGTGTGGCCCTGGTTTCCTGGACGGAAGTCAAAGCTGCTGCTCTGTGACTGAGGGCCACACCCAGCCCCCAGAAGGGGCAGTGGGCTGTGGGCAGCTGCCACACGGGACGCGGCGGCAGGCGCCTGAGGAGCATGGCGTGCCCGGGCTTCCTCCTCTTTctattcctcttcctctttgcCAGCACCGTGGCCCGGGGGGAGTGTGCTGTGCTCCACGTGGCGTCGGACAACTGGAGCAAGGACTACTGCGTCCTGTTCCGCTCCGACTATGTCAGCCTGCCCCGGGACCTACACCACGCCCCACTCCTGCCCCTGTACGATGGCACCCATGCACCCTGGTGCCCAGGCGAGGACTCCCCCCACCAGGCCCACCCCGGCTCCCCCAGCCAGCAGCCCCTCCGCCAGACCACCGCCATGGTCATGAGGGGTAACTGCAGCTTCTACGCCAAAGGCTGGCTGGCTCAGGCCCGAGGAGCCCACGGGCTGCTCATCGTGAGCCAGGTCAGCGGCCGACAGCGCTCAGACAGCACCCCGGTGACCCAGGACCACCACAAGCCCCTGCCAGACCTCACCATCCCCGTGGCCGTGCTCCGCTACACCGACATGCTCGACGTCCTGAGCTACACCCGTGGTGGCGCCAGGGTCCGCGTGGCCTTGTATGCACCCCCAGAGCCCGTCCTTGACTACGACATGGTGGTCATCTTCCTCCTGGCTGTAGGTACCGTGGCCGTGGGCGGCTACTGGGCCGGAGTGACCGAGGCTGACTGGCTGCAGCGGCGCCTGgcccaagggggaggggggcctgGCGGTCAGAATCAGCAGGAAGCAGTGGCAGCCCAACAGGGGCACAAGCAGAAAGGCGCAGCAGTGGACTTCACGCCGGCCATGACGGGCGCAGTGGTCGCCGTGTCCTCCTCCAACGTGCTGCTGCTCTACTTCTTCTACGACTGTTTCGTCTATGTCCAGATCGCCATCTTCGGCCTGGGCGCCAGCACCGGCCTCTACAGCTGCCTGGTGTCCGTGGTGCCGCAATACCGGTGGCTCCTGCCCGGCCGCCGGGCCTGTCTGCAGCTGCCCCTGCTGGCCGGCCTGTGCGTGGCGGTGACGGTCCTCTGGGTCGCCTACCGCAACGAGGACCGCTGGGCGTGGCTCCTGCAGGACATGCTGGGTGTGGCCTACTGCCTTTTCATCCTGCGGCGTGTGCGCCTGTCCACCCTCAAGAGCTGTGCCTCCCTCCTGCTGGCCCTGCTGGCCTTTGATGTCTTCTTCGTCTTCGTCACACCCCTGCTCACCAGGACCGGCAACAGCATCATGCTGGAGGTAGCCTTGGGCCCGGCAGACTCCTTGAGCCACGAGAGGCTGCCCATGGCGCTCAAGGTGCCCCGGCTGAGCTTCTCAGCCTTGaccctgtgtgcccagcccttcTCCATCCTTGGCTTCGGTGACATCGTGGTCCCCGGCTTCTTGGTGGCCTACTGTCACCGCTTTGACGTGCATATCCGCTCGCAGCAGGTCTACTTCATGGCCTGCACCGTGGCCTACGCTGTGGGCCTGCTGGTCACTTTTGTTGCCATGGCGCTCATGCAGATGGGCCAGCCCGCCCTGCTCTACCTGGTGTCCAGCACCCTGCTCACCAGCCTGGCCGTGGCTGCCTGCCGCCAAGAGCTCACCCTCTTCTGGACTGGCCagggcagagcccagagcccCGCCCGGCTGGTGCCAAGGCTCTGCGGTGCCCCTTCAGTTGGCTCTGAGCAGAAGCAGGAGCGCGCAGCAGATGTCCACAGAGCCGGCGAGCTTGCGGGGGCCACTGAGCACCTGGCAGGGAACTTAGACGGCGGCCTTGGGAAGAACACGGCTGAGATTGTCACCATATCTGAGGATGAAGCCACCAGTCCTGAAGGCCACAGTGACAGCTCTGAGGGCTGGAGTGATGCCAACCTGGAAGCTGATGAGCTGCCCTGTACCCACCCTGTGGCCTCAGAGGAGCTGACGCCACTGATGCCACTCATGCCGCCGCCCTCGGAGCTGGGCCACACCCacgcccaggcccaggcccacgATGCTGGCCTGCCCCGGACGGGGCTCCACAAGAAGAAGGGCCTGGAGGTAAAGAAGAGCATGTCGACCCAGGCTCCTTTGTGAACCAGGGGCCCCGGGACTTGTGCCTCTAGACTATTGCAGAGCAAAGCCATGTGTGGCACAAAGAAATCGGGGCATTAAAGATATTCCATATCTGCCCAATGGAGCCTCTTTGTTTGTTAGGACTGTAAGAAAGCAGCAACCACGGAATAAGTCCATGCAGAGACTGGAGGGCCCTTAGGACAGGCCCCATCTCCCCCTGCAGCCCAACCCCGGCCTCACTGTCCATCTTTTTCTCATGCTTAGGTCCAATTGAACAATTACTCTTCCTTGATCACACCacatcctctccctctctctttgcaCATGCTTTTCTCTCTGGCTGAGACACCCTTCCCATCCCAGACAGATATATCACAGCCCAGCTCCCTCACTCACTGGAGAATTTCTAAGCAGCCTTCAAGTGTCAGCTCACTACCACCCTTCCCGCTAAGCGTCCCTGCTCTAGGCATCCTGGACAGCAACTCCATGCCCAGCATGTGCCTGCTGTCATCCACCTTCTGCATCCACAGGCATCAAGTATGCGCCTACTGTGTACACCACCCTGTGGTGGGCACAGAGGGAGACTGCTGTCcagctgggggaagggtgggggatgGAGAACAGACAAGAAACAACTTGAGACTCATCTCAAAACGGGGATGGAGAGGTTGGAGCCGGAGTGGAAGAATTTAGGAGACCACGGCTCTAGTTCCCGTGCTTCCTTCCCTGACCCTGGACGATGGACCAATCTCTTAACCTCTTTGAGGTTCAGGAgtctcatcttcaaaatgggacctagggcttccctggtggcgcagtggttgagagtccgcctgccgatgcaggggacgcgggttcgtgccccggtccgggaagatcccacatgccgcggggcagctgggcccgtgagccatggccgctgagcctgcgtgtccggagcctgtgctccgcaacgggagaggccacagcggtgagaggcctgtgtactgcaaaaaaaaaaaaaaaaaaatatgggacCTATACCATGTCCACCTGGAGGCAGGGGCATGGACAAAATGACCTCTTGAGGACCCCACAGTTTCTTTAGTTTTATGGTGTGTTTATATGTTGCTTAAGCAGAGCAAACAAACTCCGGGGTGAGGGAAGGCTTCCGGAGGAGGCTATGTGGGAGGGGCAGTGTGGTACCGTGGTTAGAGTTCTGGAACCAGCAGCCTACCGGaaattccagctccaccactgaCCTGTCCTGTGTCATTGAGCAAGTGATTTAACCTCTTAGTGCCTcggttttctcacctgtagaatgggataataataggacctactgtgggggtttgggggaggtgTGACCGCATTGGCTTATATACGAGGGCTGACGCAATGCATGTAGGGAGATCGATATGAATGTTAGCTCTGTGTATCTTACTCCCCTTTGTGaaaggagctgaaggaatcaaATCCAACCCCTACAAGCGTTTGGGTTCTGGCCCCaacttcctcccctcctcccctccacacccAGCATTCCTGCTCTTACCACCACCAGCGAGCACACACCAGTCCCCGTCACACACATCTTCCCTCTGCCCCCCCAGGACCCTCCCACGTGCTGGGTCCTCTACCTGCAACTTTCCACTCCTCCTACCCCCAGAATCGGGTCTGGCCAGTTTCTTGTCCATCCAGCCCCAGCTCAAACGCCCCCTCCTCATGGAAGCCCACCTTGATGACCCTTCCTAAAGCAGCCCCTGGCCTCAATCACATCACCCTATACCCGGTTCATTAGTCTTCTCGTCTCTCCCAGCCATGTCAGCTTGGTGAGGGCCAGGAACCCTCTTGTTCATCTGTGTAGAACAGGGCCTGGTAGGTAGCAGCTGCTTGAGTTGTATTTGctggaggaatgaatgaatgaatcattgaatgaatgaatggaataaaCGAACCAATGAATTCTGGGCAAAGCCTGGCCACTGCCTGGAGTTCTGACCCAGACAATGAAGTGAACCTGGGCAAGAGAGGCAGCCCTCCTGGGAACGCTCACCCACCGCAGCCTTCCCGGCCCTCCTGGGAACGCTCACCCACCGCAGCCTTCCCGGCCATCCCCTGCTGCGGCCACAAGAGTGTGAGCCGAGGGCAGGTCTGGTCTCAACCCACCTCACTCAATTCTTAAAGCTGGTtgtaatgaatgaatgcatgaatgagttGCTCCAGCCTGAACACCACGAGCGAACACCCCAGGCCGCCTCCCTGGGGTACTGCAGGGCCTTGGTCAGTGTGGAGATGAGACTCTGAGGGTtctggctgggccctgggggtggggaggaagggggccaGGTAAAGGGCATCTCAAAGAAAGTCCCACTCACTGGGGACGAAGCGCAGCCCCCTAGGCAAACAGCATCTGAAGGCCGGGTCTGGACAAGGGCAGAGAGGGGAACCCGGGCCAGGACACTGACCGGAGAGGTTGGCAGCCCCTTCTGCTGGAGCCAGAGACCATCTGGCCTGGACAGAGGGGCCTCCACAGGCTCTGGCTCACCTCCAGCCAGGGCGACCTCCCCACCGCTGACCTGCGTCACTGGGCCCGCCAAGCGTGGGCTATACCCCTCTGCCAGGCCCAAGGGGGAGGGCTGAACAGAGCTGAGGCCCCTCGGTCCCCCTCACCGCCTAGAC
Above is a genomic segment from Phocoena sinus isolate mPhoSin1 chromosome 20, mPhoSin1.pri, whole genome shotgun sequence containing:
- the SPPL2C gene encoding signal peptide peptidase-like 2C; the encoded protein is MACPGFLLFLFLFLFASTVARGECAVLHVASDNWSKDYCVLFRSDYVSLPRDLHHAPLLPLYDGTHAPWCPGEDSPHQAHPGSPSQQPLRQTTAMVMRGNCSFYAKGWLAQARGAHGLLIVSQVSGRQRSDSTPVTQDHHKPLPDLTIPVAVLRYTDMLDVLSYTRGGARVRVALYAPPEPVLDYDMVVIFLLAVGTVAVGGYWAGVTEADWLQRRLAQGGGGPGGQNQQEAVAAQQGHKQKGAAVDFTPAMTGAVVAVSSSNVLLLYFFYDCFVYVQIAIFGLGASTGLYSCLVSVVPQYRWLLPGRRACLQLPLLAGLCVAVTVLWVAYRNEDRWAWLLQDMLGVAYCLFILRRVRLSTLKSCASLLLALLAFDVFFVFVTPLLTRTGNSIMLEVALGPADSLSHERLPMALKVPRLSFSALTLCAQPFSILGFGDIVVPGFLVAYCHRFDVHIRSQQVYFMACTVAYAVGLLVTFVAMALMQMGQPALLYLVSSTLLTSLAVAACRQELTLFWTGQGRAQSPARLVPRLCGAPSVGSEQKQERAADVHRAGELAGATEHLAGNLDGGLGKNTAEIVTISEDEATSPEGHSDSSEGWSDANLEADELPCTHPVASEELTPLMPLMPPPSELGHTHAQAQAHDAGLPRTGLHKKKGLEVKKSMSTQAPL